The Macaca nemestrina isolate mMacNem1 chromosome 12, mMacNem.hap1, whole genome shotgun sequence genome contains a region encoding:
- the LOC105471643 gene encoding carbohydrate sulfotransferase 1 isoform X1, translated as MQCSWKAVLLLALASIAIQYTAIRTFTAKSFHTCPGLAEAGLAERLCEESPTFAYNLSRKTHILILATTRSGSSFVGQLFNQHLDVFYLFEPLYHVQNTLIPRFTQGKSPADRRVMLGASRDLLRSLYDCDLYFLENYIKPPPVNHTTDRIFRRGASRVLCSRPVCDPPGPADLVLEEGDCVRKCGLLNLTVAAEACRERSHVAIKTVRVPEVNDLRALVEDPRLNLKVIQLVRDPRGILASRSETFRDTYRLWRLWYGTGRKPYNLDVTQLTTVCEDFSNSVSTGLMRPPWLKGKYMLVRYEDLARNPMKKTEEIYGFLGIPLDSHVARWIQNNTRGDPTLGKHKYGTVRNSAATAEKWRFRLSYDIVAFAQNACQQVLAQLGYKIAASEEELKNPSPTRCEDNEDKDLYDDSLPLNGQVLHSLGAQQGKQKLHWAFQQR; from the coding sequence ATGCAATGTTCCTGGAAGGCCGTCCTCCTCCTTGCCCTGGCCTCCATTGCCATCCAGTACACGGCCATCCGCACCTTCACCGCCAAGTCCTTTCACACCTGCCCCGGGCTGGCGGAGGCCGGGCTGGCCGAGCGACTGTGCGAGGAGAGCCCCACCTTCGCCTACAACCTTTCCCGCAAGACCCACATCCTCATTCTGGCCACTACGCGCAGCGGCTCCTCCTTCGTGGGCCAGCTCTTCAACCAACACCTGGACGTCTTCTACCTGTTTGAGCCCCTCTACCACGTCCAGAACACGCTCATTCCCCGCTTCACCCAGGGCAAGAGCCCCGCCGACCGGCGGGTCATGCTGGGCGCCAGCCGAGACCTCCTGCGGAGCCTCTACGACTGCGACCTCTACTTCCTGGAAAACTACATCAAGCCGCCGCCGGTCAACCACACCACCGACAGGATCTTTCGCCGCGGGGCCAGCCGGGTCCTCTGCTCCCGGCCTGTGTGCGACCCTCCGGGGCCAGCCGACCTGGTCCTGGAGGAGGGGGACTGCGTGCGCAAGTGCGGGCTGCTCAACCTGACGGTGGCTGCAGAGGCGTGCCGCGAGCGCAGCCACGTGGCCATCAAGACGGTGCGCGTGCCCGAGGTGAACGACCTGCGCGCCCTGGTGGAAGACCCGCGGTTAAACCTCAAGGTCATCCAGCTGGTCCGAGACCCCCGCGGCATTCTGGCTTCGCGCAGCGAGACCTTCCGGGACACGTACCGGCTCTGGCGGCTCTGGTACGGCACGGGGAGGAAACCCTACAACCTGGACGTGACGCAGCTGACCACGGTGTGCGAGGACTTCTCCAACTCCGTGTCCACCGGCCTCATGCGGCCCCCGTGGCTCAAGGGCAAGTACATGTTGGTGCGCTACGAGGACCTGGCCCGGAATCCCATGAAGAAGACCGAGGAGATCTACGGGTTCCTGGGCATCCCGCTGGACAGCCACGTGGCCCGCTGGATCCAGAACAACACGCGGGGCGACCCCACCCTGGGCAAGCACAAATACGGCACCGTGCGAAACTCGGCTGCCACGGCCGAGAAGTGGCGCTTCCGCCTCTCCTACGACATCGTGGCCTTTGCCCAGAACGCCTGCCAGCAGGTGCTGGCCCAGCTGGGCTACAAGATCGCCGCCTCGGAGGAGGAGCTGAAGAACCCCTCG
- the LOC105471643 gene encoding carbohydrate sulfotransferase 1 isoform X3 encodes MQCSWKAVLLLALASIAIQYTAIRTFTAKSFHTCPGLAEAGLAERLCEESPTFAYNLSRKTHILILATTRSGSSFVGQLFNQHLDVFYLFEPLYHVQNTLIPRFTQGKSPADRRVMLGASRDLLRSLYDCDLYFLENYIKPPPVNHTTDRIFRRGASRVLCSRPVCDPPGPADLVLEEGDCVRKCGLLNLTVAAEACRERSHVAIKTVRVPEVNDLRALVEDPRLNLKVIQLVRDPRGILASRSETFRDTYRLWRLWYGTGRKPYNLDVTQLTTVCEDFSNSVSTGLMRPPWLKGKYMLVRYEDLARNPMKKTEEIYGFLGIPLDSHVARWIQNNTRGDPTLGKHKYGTVRNSAATAEKWRFRLSYDIVAFAQNACQQVLAQLGYKIAASEEELKNPSVSLVEERDFRPFS; translated from the coding sequence ATGCAATGTTCCTGGAAGGCCGTCCTCCTCCTTGCCCTGGCCTCCATTGCCATCCAGTACACGGCCATCCGCACCTTCACCGCCAAGTCCTTTCACACCTGCCCCGGGCTGGCGGAGGCCGGGCTGGCCGAGCGACTGTGCGAGGAGAGCCCCACCTTCGCCTACAACCTTTCCCGCAAGACCCACATCCTCATTCTGGCCACTACGCGCAGCGGCTCCTCCTTCGTGGGCCAGCTCTTCAACCAACACCTGGACGTCTTCTACCTGTTTGAGCCCCTCTACCACGTCCAGAACACGCTCATTCCCCGCTTCACCCAGGGCAAGAGCCCCGCCGACCGGCGGGTCATGCTGGGCGCCAGCCGAGACCTCCTGCGGAGCCTCTACGACTGCGACCTCTACTTCCTGGAAAACTACATCAAGCCGCCGCCGGTCAACCACACCACCGACAGGATCTTTCGCCGCGGGGCCAGCCGGGTCCTCTGCTCCCGGCCTGTGTGCGACCCTCCGGGGCCAGCCGACCTGGTCCTGGAGGAGGGGGACTGCGTGCGCAAGTGCGGGCTGCTCAACCTGACGGTGGCTGCAGAGGCGTGCCGCGAGCGCAGCCACGTGGCCATCAAGACGGTGCGCGTGCCCGAGGTGAACGACCTGCGCGCCCTGGTGGAAGACCCGCGGTTAAACCTCAAGGTCATCCAGCTGGTCCGAGACCCCCGCGGCATTCTGGCTTCGCGCAGCGAGACCTTCCGGGACACGTACCGGCTCTGGCGGCTCTGGTACGGCACGGGGAGGAAACCCTACAACCTGGACGTGACGCAGCTGACCACGGTGTGCGAGGACTTCTCCAACTCCGTGTCCACCGGCCTCATGCGGCCCCCGTGGCTCAAGGGCAAGTACATGTTGGTGCGCTACGAGGACCTGGCCCGGAATCCCATGAAGAAGACCGAGGAGATCTACGGGTTCCTGGGCATCCCGCTGGACAGCCACGTGGCCCGCTGGATCCAGAACAACACGCGGGGCGACCCCACCCTGGGCAAGCACAAATACGGCACCGTGCGAAACTCGGCTGCCACGGCCGAGAAGTGGCGCTTCCGCCTCTCCTACGACATCGTGGCCTTTGCCCAGAACGCCTGCCAGCAGGTGCTGGCCCAGCTGGGCTACAAGATCGCCGCCTCGGAGGAGGAGCTGAAGAACCCCTCGGTCAGCCTGGTGGAGGAGCGGGACTTCCGCCCCTTCTCGTGA
- the LOC105471643 gene encoding carbohydrate sulfotransferase 1 isoform X2 yields MQCSWKAVLLLALASIAIQYTAIRTFTAKSFHTCPGLAEAGLAERLCEESPTFAYNLSRKTHILILATTRSGSSFVGQLFNQHLDVFYLFEPLYHVQNTLIPRFTQGKSPADRRVMLGASRDLLRSLYDCDLYFLENYIKPPPVNHTTDRIFRRGASRVLCSRPVCDPPGPADLVLEEGDCVRKCGLLNLTVAAEACRERSHVAIKTVRVPEVNDLRALVEDPRLNLKVIQLVRDPRGILASRSETFRDTYRLWRLWYGTGRKPYNLDVTQLTTVCEDFSNSVSTGLMRPPWLKGKYMLVRYEDLARNPMKKTEEIYGFLGIPLDSHVARWIQNNTRGDPTLGKHKYGTVRNSAATAEKWRFRLSYDIVAFAQNACQQVLAQLGYKIAASEEELKNPSSVVMLSVCLSLVAAPGPVMTDESYELLIDLGVHL; encoded by the exons ATGCAATGTTCCTGGAAGGCCGTCCTCCTCCTTGCCCTGGCCTCCATTGCCATCCAGTACACGGCCATCCGCACCTTCACCGCCAAGTCCTTTCACACCTGCCCCGGGCTGGCGGAGGCCGGGCTGGCCGAGCGACTGTGCGAGGAGAGCCCCACCTTCGCCTACAACCTTTCCCGCAAGACCCACATCCTCATTCTGGCCACTACGCGCAGCGGCTCCTCCTTCGTGGGCCAGCTCTTCAACCAACACCTGGACGTCTTCTACCTGTTTGAGCCCCTCTACCACGTCCAGAACACGCTCATTCCCCGCTTCACCCAGGGCAAGAGCCCCGCCGACCGGCGGGTCATGCTGGGCGCCAGCCGAGACCTCCTGCGGAGCCTCTACGACTGCGACCTCTACTTCCTGGAAAACTACATCAAGCCGCCGCCGGTCAACCACACCACCGACAGGATCTTTCGCCGCGGGGCCAGCCGGGTCCTCTGCTCCCGGCCTGTGTGCGACCCTCCGGGGCCAGCCGACCTGGTCCTGGAGGAGGGGGACTGCGTGCGCAAGTGCGGGCTGCTCAACCTGACGGTGGCTGCAGAGGCGTGCCGCGAGCGCAGCCACGTGGCCATCAAGACGGTGCGCGTGCCCGAGGTGAACGACCTGCGCGCCCTGGTGGAAGACCCGCGGTTAAACCTCAAGGTCATCCAGCTGGTCCGAGACCCCCGCGGCATTCTGGCTTCGCGCAGCGAGACCTTCCGGGACACGTACCGGCTCTGGCGGCTCTGGTACGGCACGGGGAGGAAACCCTACAACCTGGACGTGACGCAGCTGACCACGGTGTGCGAGGACTTCTCCAACTCCGTGTCCACCGGCCTCATGCGGCCCCCGTGGCTCAAGGGCAAGTACATGTTGGTGCGCTACGAGGACCTGGCCCGGAATCCCATGAAGAAGACCGAGGAGATCTACGGGTTCCTGGGCATCCCGCTGGACAGCCACGTGGCCCGCTGGATCCAGAACAACACGCGGGGCGACCCCACCCTGGGCAAGCACAAATACGGCACCGTGCGAAACTCGGCTGCCACGGCCGAGAAGTGGCGCTTCCGCCTCTCCTACGACATCGTGGCCTTTGCCCAGAACGCCTGCCAGCAGGTGCTGGCCCAGCTGGGCTACAAGATCGCCGCCTCGGAGGAGGAGCTGAAGAACCCCTCG TCTGTGGTgatgctgtctgtctgtctgagtCTCGTGGCCGCCCCTGGACCAGTGATGACTGATGAATCTTATGAGCTTCTGATTGATCTCGGGGTCCATCTGTGA